The sequence CGATGCGCTCGGGGGCGCCGGGGCCCCCGGCCGCGGCCTCCGGGTCGTGCGCGGCGATCTGCACGTCCTGGAGGCGCGCTATCGCGTCGTAGTGGTAGAGGCCGTCCTGGAGCGAGGTGCGGCTGACGATGGGCCAGCGCAGGACGTCGCCGAGGCGCAGTTCGTCGGCCACGGAGTGCGCGAGCGAACTCTTGCCGACGCCGGGGCCGCCCGTGACGAGGAGGGGGCGGCGCAGGTAGAGCGCGGCGTTGATCACTTCGAGTTCCTCGGCGCCGGGGCGCAGCGAGACGGTGTGGGCGCGGTGCGCGCCGAGCCTGCGGGTCTCGGCGCCGCCGGGCGTCTCGCTCGCGCGGTGCCGGAAGTCGCGCCACGGCGGCGGCGCGGGGAGCCGGTCGATCCCGTCGTGGGGTTCCCCCGCGCCCCGGTAGACGAGCCACTCCCCGGCCACGGGACCGGGTTCCTCGGACACTGCGGCCTCACTCATGATCGGCTCCCTCGTCACTGGTCTGCGGCGCTCGGTCGTCTCGTCTCGTCGTCGGGCCCGCCGGGTGCCCCGGGTGCGGGGCGCCCCGGCCGTACGGGGCACGGGCCACACGGTAGCGAGCGGCCCGACGCCCCGTCAGGTCTTTCACGGGGGAGCAAGCAGCGCGGGGGCGGCGCGCGGTGGGTCGTACATCAGCACGACGCCCTCCGACCAGCCCTGCCCGTGCTCGGCCGCGCGCCGCCAGTCGTGCAGCGCGTAGGGCAGTTGCGCCGCGCTGTGCGCCGCGCGCACCTCCTGTCCGACCCGGGTGTGGAAGCCGGAGCAGTTCCCGTCGTACGCGTACCCCGGAACCATCCCGTACGTGCGCGAGAACTCCCCCCTGCGCCGCCACAGCGCGACCCCGTACCCGGCGCGCACGAGGCGCGGCAGCGCGTCGCCCGTGACGGGGTGCGCCGCGCCCCGGTACTGGCACAGGACCGGGATCTCGGCGGGGAGCGTGACGAGGTCGTCGGCGAGGGCGCGCGGGGTGCCGCCCGCGCAGTCGAGGACGCTGCCGTGCACGCCCTCCGCCCCGGGGCCGCGCGGGTGCAGCGCCGCCCAGCGCACGGGGTCGACCTCGGCCCCGGGGCCGAACTGCTCGCGGCTCGCGCACCGTACGACGACGGGCCGTACGGCGCCGAGCGGGCCGCCCCCCGACGGGTCAGGCCACGTGTCGACCTCCAGGCCGAGCAGGTCGTGCGGCAGCGCGACGTGGAGCATCGCGGGGGCGCCCGGCTCGTCGCAGCGCCGGAAGGCGTCGGCGAGGGGCCCGGCGAGCGCGGCGGGCAGGGCGCGCAGCGGTACGGCGTCGGCGCTCTCGTGGACGGACTCGGTGAGCGGTTCGGGGGCGTCCGTCCCGCCCTCCTCGACGGCGAGGCCCCACGTGACGTGTCCGGGCTGCCAGCCGAGGGCGTCGACGCGGAGCACGACGGCGCGGCGCGCGGCGCGGCGGCGCGGGCGGGGGGACGCGGGCGCGGGGCGCTCGTGGGCGCGCCACCAGTCGGCGAGTTCGGTGTGGTAGACGGCGCGGATCTCCGGGGGCAGTTCGTCGGCGGCGTCGGCGGCCCAGTCGCGCAGCTTCCGCAGCGCGTGCGCGGCCTCGCGGGTTTCGGCGGCGAGGAGGTCGTCGGCGGGCGGGAGCGCGGCGGCCACCGGGGCGGCGGCGTGGAGGGGGGCCGCCGCGGGGGCGGGGGTCGCCGCGTGGAGGACCGCGAGGACGTAGCGCAGCGCGAGCGCGTACGGGTCGCGCGTGCCGCCCGCGCGGTCGCGCAGCACGCCGAAGCCGTCGCGCCAGGCGCGCGGCGGGTGCGGGCGGTCGGCACCGTAGAGGTCGAGAGGCAGGGCGCGCAGGAGCGTCGCGAGTTCGGCAGGCGCGGCGGGGTGCGGGAGCCCGGCGAAGAGGCCGTAGAGGCGGGTGCGGTCGAGGGGGCCGGGGCGGGCCCCGGGGCCCCACAGGGAGCGCTGCGCGTCGGTCCAGGTGGGCGCGGCGCCCGCGAGCTGGGAGGCGTGGTAGCGGTCGTGATCGCGGTAGAGGGCCTGGTAGAGGTCCTCCTCGGGCTCCGGGGGCTCCGGTACGGGACCGGGCGCGTCCCCGTACGCGGCGGCGTCCCGCGCGCGGGGCTCGGGCAGGACCGCGGCGGGGGCGGGCGCCGCGAGGCCGGTCCCGGCGCGTCCCGTCGTCGCGCCCTCCCACCAGGGCCCGTCGGGGAGCATCGTGCCGAAGGGCGGGGTGGCCCGCTCGGCGGTCAGGCCGGGCACCGCGAGGGAGCGCAGGCAGGCGAGGTCGACGGCGGAGCCGCTGCCGCCTTCACGCAGCCGGGACTTGACGACGGCGACGACCTCGCCGCGCCGCAGGTCGACGACGGGGCCGCCCGACGACCCCGCGATGAACCCCTCCCCCTTGAGGAGGAGCTGCTCGGCCTCGCCCGGCCCGCCGAGGGTCCCCGCGACGGTCACGGCGCCGCCGCGCAGGGTCAGTTGCCCGCCGTTGTCGATCCAGCCGACCTGGTAGAGCCCGCTGCCGTCGAGCTGTGTGCCCGCGGGGCGGTCGGAGAGGTAGGCGCACGTGTACGGGGCGGGCCGGCGCAACCGTACGAGAGCGAGGTCGGGGGCGGGCCAGGAACCGGTCGCGGGGACGTGCTCGGGGAGCACGGCGGCGACCTCGCCTTCGAGGGCGAAGGGGAGACCGCTGGGGCCCACCTGGCAGACGATCACCCGCTCCCCCTTCCCGACCGGCCGCTGCGCCGCCCCGTCGAAGAGGACATGCGCGCAGGTCAGGACCCACTGCGGCGCGGCGAGAAAACCGCTGCCGAGAAACAGCCCGGCCTCCTGGACCGTGTCGAGAGGGCTATACCCGGCTCGGGGAACGTGGATGCGGACCGTGGCCGCCTTCGTCAGATCCTCCAGGATCTTCCACACCGGCTGCCCTTCCCCACCGCCGTTCATCGCACCTCACCCCCGACGACGGGGCTCCCGCCCCGGTCCCTGGGGGGCGGGGTGGTGGTTGCGGGGTGGGGGGTTGCGGGGTGGGAGGCTGGCGGGTGGGGGGTTGCCGGGTGGAGGGGCGCCGGGCCTGCGGCTGTACGGCTCGGGATCGCCGGGTCCGCGTCTGCATGGGCGTGGCTCAGGGACGCCCGGCCTGCGATGGCCTGGCTGAAGGGCGCCCGGTCTGTGACGGTCCGGCTCGGGGCCGTCCGGCCCGTTCCCGTCCCTCGTACCGCCCCGTCCCCCGCACGAGTGACGCCCCGGACGCGCGCGTCGCTCCGTGCGCGCTCCGTGTGCGTCTCCCGGCCCCTTGGCCCCGTGGCCCCCGGGCGCTCCGTGCCGCGTCGCGTCGTCCCGCCTGTTCCGCGGGTCGCGTGGTCCCCCATGGTGTGTCCCCCGTTCCTTCTTCCGCGTGCCTGGCGGGGGCCGATGGGCCGCCGTTCGGTCGTGGCGCGCGGGCAGAGCAGATTAGCCCGTGTGCGGTGCGGGGGCGAGGAGGAAACGGGACACCCGGCCCGCCTATCCTGTGCCTCGGACGTCCCGGGCCTCTGCCCGCCGCCCGTACCCCTTCGGCCACCGGCCCCATCAGACGGAGCACGCGACATGTACTTCACCGACCGCGGTATCGAGGAGCTGGAGCGGCGGCGCGGCGAGGAAGAGGTGAGCTTCGAGTGGCTCGCCGAGCAGTTCCGCGTCTTCGTCGACCTCAACCCGGACTTCGAGGTCCCCGTCGAGCGCCTGGCGACCTGGCTCGCCCGCCTCGACGACGAGGACGAGGACTGACACCGGGCGACACGTCCGCGGGCAGGGACGGGGGCTGACGCCGGAGGGGAAAGGCCCCCCGCCCCCCTGGCCCCGGGCGCCACCCGGACCGGTCGTTGCCCCGCCACCGGACTCCGCTGACGCTCGCCGCCGCCTGACGGAACCCGGCACCGGACCACCCGGCGCCGGAGCGAACCCGGCACCGAGCCGCCCCCGCCCCCGGCGCGGACCGACCTGCGGAACGAGCGCGCGCCCCGCCGGGCCCCGCGCCCCGGGGACCCCTCGCCCGAGACCCCGCGCCCTGCCCGGACCCGTCGGCTCCCCTCTGCCGCACTCCGCTGACCGGCCCGCCCCACCTGGCGAACGAATCCAGCCCACCGTCGGATCGTGCCCAGCGACGGACCGGACCCGGGCGACGAACCGCGAGACCGTCCCACAGCGCGCACGGGCCCCCGGAACACCCCCCCCCTCCGCCGACCCGGCCACCCCGACGCCCCCACCCGGAGCCACCCCAGAACCAAGCGCCCCGGCCCCCGCCACGGACCGCCACCCCGAGCCGCCCGGTCACCCCGAACCGGCCGCCCCCGGCCCCGCCACCGCCACCCCCCGCTACCGCCCTCCCCCACCCCCGGTCCCCCTCACCCCCACCCCCGCCCCGCCCGCATCCGGTCGTACGCCAGCGCGGACAGACCGTGGGCGACCAGCAGCGTGCCCGCGCAGCTCCAGTCGTGGTCCCGGCGCCGCAGCCCGTACGCCAGCAGCGGGAGCCCCACCGCGCACTGCGCGCCCGCCAGGAAGCGCGCTCCCGGGCCGCGCAGCCACGGGCCCAGGGCGCCGTGCTCGACCGCGTCGATCTCGCCCCGTACCGCGTCGCGCCAGCCCGCCCAGGACAGGAGGCGGTTGCCCGGTACGACGGCGGCGACCGAGCGGAGGCGGTCGGCGGGCTCGCCCGGCAGCAGCCCGGCGGGCAGGCGCAGTCCGGCGCGCGCGAGCACCGCGAGCACGCCGCGCAGCCGGGCGCGCGCGTCGCTCTCCGGGTCCTCGCGCGTGAGCGGCCCGAGTTCCTGGAGGTCGAGCACGGGGTCGAGGCCGAGACGGAGCACGAAGGTGCGCATCGCCTCGTCCTCGCCGAGCGGCGTCCCGTCCGCGGCCCACTCGTAGCCGACCGGGCGCCGGAAGCCGGAGCAGAGCACGAGACCGGCGCGCTCGTGGTCCCACCACAGCGCGAGGACGGGCCAGGAGGCGCCGACCGCGAGCGCCGTCGCCCACCCGGTGAGGACCCTGTCGACCGGCTCGCCGCCGTGCAGCCACGGCTTGTCCTCCGGTACGAGGGCGCTCCACCGCGCCGCGCCGCCGGGCCCCGGCTCCCCCGCCGGGCACAGCACGAGCGGCCTGCGCAGCAGCCGCGCCACGTGCGCCACCTCGTCCGGCTCCGCCCGGCACAGCAGGAGCGCCCCGGCCGCCCGCTCGGCGTCCGTCGCGTCGGAGGGGGCGGCGGCGTGCGGCGTGGGGCGGGAGCCGCCCGGGGGATTGGCCATGAATCCACGCTAGGACGGCCCTCCCCGCACGGCCCGCCTTCGGCGTCCTTCCGTGGCTCCCCGCCCCCTCCCGGTCCCGCGCCGGATGGCGGCGGCCCCGCACTTGACGCCCGCGATCCGCGATATATCGTGTTCGGAAGAGAACGCGATATGACGCGAAGCGCCCGTCGCGTGCTGCCGGTACGCCGC comes from Streptomyces sp. Tu6071 and encodes:
- a CDS encoding DUF6104 family protein, producing MYFTDRGIEELERRRGEEEVSFEWLAEQFRVFVDLNPDFEVPVERLATWLARLDDEDED
- a CDS encoding trypsin-like peptidase domain-containing protein, whose amino-acid sequence is MNGGGEGQPVWKILEDLTKAATVRIHVPRAGYSPLDTVQEAGLFLGSGFLAAPQWVLTCAHVLFDGAAQRPVGKGERVIVCQVGPSGLPFALEGEVAAVLPEHVPATGSWPAPDLALVRLRRPAPYTCAYLSDRPAGTQLDGSGLYQVGWIDNGGQLTLRGGAVTVAGTLGGPGEAEQLLLKGEGFIAGSSGGPVVDLRRGEVVAVVKSRLREGGSGSAVDLACLRSLAVPGLTAERATPPFGTMLPDGPWWEGATTGRAGTGLAAPAPAAVLPEPRARDAAAYGDAPGPVPEPPEPEEDLYQALYRDHDRYHASQLAGAAPTWTDAQRSLWGPGARPGPLDRTRLYGLFAGLPHPAAPAELATLLRALPLDLYGADRPHPPRAWRDGFGVLRDRAGGTRDPYALALRYVLAVLHAATPAPAAAPLHAAAPVAAALPPADDLLAAETREAAHALRKLRDWAADAADELPPEIRAVYHTELADWWRAHERPAPASPRPRRRAARRAVVLRVDALGWQPGHVTWGLAVEEGGTDAPEPLTESVHESADAVPLRALPAALAGPLADAFRRCDEPGAPAMLHVALPHDLLGLEVDTWPDPSGGGPLGAVRPVVVRCASREQFGPGAEVDPVRWAALHPRGPGAEGVHGSVLDCAGGTPRALADDLVTLPAEIPVLCQYRGAAHPVTGDALPRLVRAGYGVALWRRRGEFSRTYGMVPGYAYDGNCSGFHTRVGQEVRAAHSAAQLPYALHDWRRAAEHGQGWSEGVVLMYDPPRAAPALLAPP